In Pantoea cypripedii, the DNA window ACAAACCGGGCAGAACTGGCGATGCTCGCCATATTCGGCACGGGCCTTGCCTGGAATTAATGCCGCCATCTGCGCCCAGTAAATGGACAACGCCGCCCAGATAAACGGCGACTTGTCGTTACTGACCTGGGCGAAGTTGCCTTCCAGCAATGCGGTAGCGAGGGTTTCCAGCTCGGTCGCGGAGGCTTTCTCCAGATTTTCCAGCACCGCCAGCGCCTGGCCACTCATCTCCGGCTTCAGCTCAGCGATTAATGAATGCAGCAGCCGCTGCCAGTGGGCATCGCGTGGGTAGGTGTGAATATCCAGCGGTGGGATGCCCTGCTCAGCGCATTGCTCCAGCCGCGCGCGTAAATCGATCTGCAACGGATGGTCGTACAGCACGATTTCCTGCGCCTGGGCGATCACGGCGGCGAAGCGCAGATAATCACCAAGCGGATTTTTCGCTGCCAGCTCGCGCAAACGGGCTGCCCGACGGCTATATAAATTTTTCAGCCGGGGGAAAAGTAACGGCGGAATTTTATCCGCCGTATTCTTATCGCTTTTCTCCAGCTGGTCCTGCGGGATAATGCGAATACTCATCAGGGGCGTTTTTCCTGTTGTGTTTGGCGTTGGCGCTGCTCGCGATACCAGCGTGGATGATGTTTCTTCGCCCACGCGGCAGGGACCCAGCCTTCAACCATCGCGGTGATGGTGCCTTTGACCCACAGGGCGGCGTAAATATGCACCATAATCACGATAATCAGCGCCACGGCTGAGACCGAATGCACCACCAGCGCGGCGCGAATCAGCGGAATGGAGAAGGCTCCGGCGAAGTACGGTCGCCAAATCACAATTCCACTCGCCAGCAGCATGACTAAGCTGATGATAGCAGCCCAGAACACACACTTCTGCCCGAAGTTGTATTTGCCGGTATCGCCGACCTCCTCATTACGTGCGATTTTATGGATATTTTTCGCCCATATCAGGTCTTCACGGTTGATCAGGTTATGCCGCCAGTAACGCAAAAACATGATGAGAAAGGCAGCAAACATAATCACGCCAACAAAAGGATGCAGAATCCGCGCCAGTTGTGGTGTGCCCAGCACATGCATCAGCCAGTTGAACGACGGGAAAAAGAAACCCAGTCCGCTCAGGGCGGCAAAGACAAAGCAAAACGCCACAATCCAGTGATTGATGCGTTCCGGTGCGCTGTAGCGCACCAGGCGATCGCGCTTTTTCATCATTTGCGCTCCTCTGTATCGTCATGCAGGTTGTCGTCTTCGTCGTCCACCCGGTTCGGTCCGATGCCGACGTAGTGGAACACCGCCGCCGCGAAGGTGGCGGCAAAACCGACCGCCGCCAGCGGTTTCCAGATGCCTTTCCAGAAGGTGACGGCAGGGCTGATGCTCGGGTTTTCCGGCAGGCCGTGATACAGCTGCGGCTTGTTAGCATGGTGCAGCACATACATCACATGCGTACCGCCCACCCCGGCGGGATCGTACAAACCGGCATGGTCGTAACCGCGCGTTTTCAGCTCCTCCACACGTTCCCCGGCGAGGGTTTGCATATCGACTTTGGATCCGAAATGAATCGCGCCGGTCGGGCAGGTTTTCACGCAGGCCGGTTCCTGGCCGACGGTGACACGATCGACGCACAGCGTGCATTTATACACGCGGTTGTCGTCTTTATTGAGACGCGGCACGTCGAACGGACAACCGGCGATGCAGTAACCGCAGCCGATGCACTGCTCGGACTGAAAATCGACAATGCCGTTGGCGTACTGAATGATTGCCCCTTCCGAAGGACAGGCTTTCAGGCAGCCAGGATCGGCGCAATGCATGCAGCCATCTTTGCGGATCAGCCACTCCAGTTTGCCGTTTTCCTCGACTTCCGAAAAACGCATCACCGTCCAGGATTTGGCGGTCAAATCCGCCGGGTTGTCGTACACCCCGACGTTATGACCGATTTCATCACGGATGTCGTTCCACTCCGAACAGGCCACCTGGCAGGCCTTGCAGCCAATGCAGGTGGTGACGTCAATCAGCTTCGCCACCTCCTGCTGATGGTTGCGTGCCTGTGGCGCTGGGGTAACGCCGTTGGTGGCGGAGCGGCGGATGATGTCTTGCGATTGATAAGCCATATTCGTTCTCCTTACACCTTCTCGACGTTAACGAGGAACGCCTTAAATTCCGGCGTTTGCGTGTTGGCGTCACCGACAAACGGCGTCAGGGTATTGGCGATAAAGCCTTTCTTTGCCACGCCCTGATAGCCCCAGTGAATCGGGATGCCGATGGTATTCACGGTTTTACCATCCACCTGCAACGGACGCAGACGTTTGGTGACCACCGCTTTGGCTTTGATATAGCCCCGATTCGAGCTGACCTTCACCGTGTCGCCCTGGGCAATGCCCAACTTGTTCGCCAGCACTTCGCCAATCTCCACGAACTGTTCCGGCTGTGCGATGGCGTTGAGCCGCGCGTGTTTGGTCCAGAAGTGGAAATGCTCGGTGAGACGATAGGTGGTGCCGACATACGGGAACTGTTCGGCTTTGCCCATCGCCGCCAGATCGTCCTTAAACACGCGCGCCGCCGGGTTCGACACCACGTTGGGGTGCAGTGGGTTGGTGCCAATCGGCGTTTCAAACGGCTCGTAATGTTCCGGGAACGGACCTTCGGCCATTTTGTCGAGTGCGAACAGATGGCCCATACCGTCGGGCTGCATGATAAACGGCCCGACATTGCTGCCGGGTGCGGCAGCGCTGTAGTCCGGGATATCCATGCCGGCCCACTTGCTGCCATCCCACTTCAGCAGCTGACGTTTGGCATCCCACGGGTTGCCCTGCGGATCGGCGGAGGCGCGGTTGTAAAGGATGCGGCGGTTGAGCGGCCACGCCCAGCTCCAGTTCAGCGTGTTGCCGAGACCGGATGGATCGGCGTTGTCGCGCCGCGCCATCTGGTTACCCTCTGGCGTCCAGCTACCGGCGAAAATCCAGCAACCGCTGCTGGTACTGCCGTCATCTTTCAGATGGGCAAAGGTGCTGAGCTGCTGGCCTTTTTTCACCAGCAGGGTGCCTTTGTCATCGACGATATCCGCCAGCGCCTTGCCGTTGCTCTCCATCGCCACCTCTTCCGACGCCGGGTTATCTGGCGTCAGGTAGTTCCAGGTCATGTTCAGCACCGGCTCCGGCGCAGCACCGCCCTGGTGCGCATACATCTCACGCAGCCGCAGGTAGATGCCCGCCAGGATTTCGCCATCGTTGCGCGATTCACCAGGGCCATCCTGGCCTTTCCAGTGCCACTGCAACCAGCGACCGGAGTTCACGATCGAGCCGTTCTCCTCGGCAAAGCAGGTGGAGGGCAGGCGGAACACTTCGGTCTGAATCTGCGCCGGATCGACGTCGTTAAATTCGCCGTGATTCTGCCAGAAAGTCGAGGTTTCGGTGTTAAGCGGGTCGATGGTGACGAGGAACTTCAGCTTCGACAGCGAAGCAATGACTTTGCGCTTGTTCGGGAACGAGGCCACCGGGTTGAAGCCCTGGCACAGATAACCGTTCACTTTCCCCTGTGACATCATTTCGAAGTATTGCAGCACGTCGTAGCCTTTGTCCCACTTCGGCAGCCAGTCAAAGCCCCAGTTGTTCTCCGCCTGCGCTTTGTCACCAAAGAAGGCTTTCATCATGCTCACGAAGAATTTCGGGTAGTTGCTCCAGTAGTTCACCTGGCCCGGCAACGCGGCTTTCGGCGTGTTGGCGGTGAGATAGGTTTGCAGATCGGTCTGCTTCTCGGAAGGCAGCGTCATATAACCCGGCAGGCTTTGCGACAGCAGGCCGAGGTCGGTCAGTCCCTGGATATTGGAGTGACCACGCAGCGCATTCACGCCACCGCCTGCCATCCCCATATTGCCGAGCATCAGCTGAATCATTGCCATGGTGCGGATGTTCTGCGCGCCAATCGAGTGCTGGGTCCAGCCGAGGGCATAAAGGAAGGACGTGGTGCGATCCTTTGCGCTGGTCTCGCCAATCAGCTCGCAGACGTGCAGGAAATCGGCCTTCGGCGTGCCGCAGACGCGCTCGACAATCTCTGGCGTGTAGCGGCTGACATGCTGTTTCAGCAGGTTCCATACGCAGCGCGGATGGCTCAGGCTATCGTCGCGTTTGGCGAAGCCATCATCACCCAGCTCGTAGTTCCAGCTGGTTTTGTCATATTTGCGGTTTTCAGCGTCGTAGCCGCTGAACAGGCCCTCTTCGAAGGTAAAGTCTTCGCGCACGATCAGGCTGGCGTTAGTGTACGCCTGCACATATTCATGCTGGATTTTGTCGTTTTCCATCAGCCAGCGCAGCACGCCCGACAGGAAAGCAATGTCGGAGCCGGAGCGAATGGGCGTATAGAAATCCGCCACCGATGCGGTGCGCGTAAAGCGCGGATCGATGACAATCAGTTTGGCTTTGTTGAAGATTTTGGCTTCCATCGCCCAGCGGAAACCGACGGGATGCGCTTCTGCCGCATTACCGCCCATCACCACAATCAGGTTGGCATTACGGATGTCGACCCAGTGGTTGGTCATCGCACCGCGACCAAATGTTGGAGCAAGACTTGCTACCGTTGGTCCGTGTCAGACGCGTGCCTGGTTGTCGACCGCCAGCATACCGAGCGATCGGGTCATTTTCTGGGTGAGATAGCCGGTTTCATTGCTGGACGCCGAGGCGCACAACATACCGGTGGTGAGCCAGCGATTTACCGTCACGCCCGCAGCGTTTTGCGCCACAAAATGGGCGTCACGGTCGGCTTTCATCAGCTTCGCAATGCGATCAAACGCATCGTCCCAACTGATGCGCTGCCATTTATCCGATCCTGGCGCGCGATATTCCGGATAGTGCAGACGGCTGTCGCTATGGACGAAATCCAGCAGGCCCGCGCCTTTCGGGCACAAAGCACCGCGGCTGACCGGGTGATCCGGATCTCCTTCAATGTGGAAGATGGTTTCTTTGGCGTTTCTTGCGCCATCGCCGAGGCTGTACATTAACAGGCCACAGCCGACTGAGCAGTAAGTGCAGGTGTTACGGGTTTCGCGGGCGCGCAACAACTTGTATTGCCGCGTTTCCGCCAGCGCTATCTCAGGCGTAAAGCCAAGAAGTGCTGCCGTTGTCCCTGCCATACCGCCCGCGCAGATTTTGAAGAATTTTCTTCTGCTGACGTTCATGGATAATCCTTGATTCGACATTACTACATTTTATTTTTGCGGAGCGCTGGTTAGCGGTTCAAAATGACCCAACTAAGACTGCGAGTATAGCGGCTAAATATTACCACTGCTTTTGTAAGGTTGTTGTGCGAGGCGAAGAAAGTGACACAGAAAGTTCAGAAAAGTCCCAGCAATGTGAGTGAGATCGCAGGCGCAAGCCAGGCGCAGGTGTGGCAGCGGCGCGACATCACCCATGCCGAACCGGACTGGCTGGCGCAGGAAGTTCCGGTGGCGCTGGTCTACAACGGCATTTCCCATGTGGTAATGATGGCGACGCCCAACGATCTGGAAGCCTTTGCCCTCGGTTTTTCGCTGTCTGAAGGGATTATCGACACACCGCAGGAGATTTTTGGTCTTGATGTGGTGCCGGGCTGCAATGGCATCGAAGTGCAAATCGAACTCTCCAGCCGTCGCTTTATGGCGCTGAAAGAGCAGCGTCGCGCGATGGCAGGCCGCACCGGCTGCGGCGTCTGTGGGGTCGAGCAGCTGGATCAGATCGGTAAACCAATCACGCCTTTGCCCTTTACCCAGACATTTTCCCTCGACCATCTGGATGCCGGATTAGCGCGACTACGTGATTTCCAGCCGGTGGGCGAACTGACAGGCTGCACCCACGCGGCGGCATGGATGTCACCAGAGGGGGAACTGCGCGGTGGCTGTGAAGATGTGGGCCGCCATGTGGCGCTGGATAAGCTGCTTGGCTATCGCAGCAAAGCCGACTGGCAGCAGGGCGCAGTGCTGGTTTCCAGCCGCGCCAGCTATGAGATGGTGCAGAAGTCAGCGATGTGTGGCGTCGAGATTCTGTTTGCGGTATCGGCAGCGACCCAGCTGGCCGTTGATGTGGCGGAGCGGAGCAATCTGACGCTGGTTGGCTTTAGCAAGCCGGGCCGCGCCACCATCTATACCCATCCGCAGCGGCTGCGTTAAACCACCTGGACCTGCGGCAGCACCTGTTGCAGGGCACTGAGCGCGCCAGGTTTGCCCTGGCCCGCGTCGCAAATCAGCAAATCCACCTCGGCAATCGCGGCGTATTGCGTGCGGCTCACCACGCCAAGTTTGCTGTGATCTGCCAGCAGGATGGTGTGACTGGCCTGCTGGACCATGGCGCGCGCAATCGCTGCCTCGTGCGGATGGAAGCTGGTGGCCCCCTGTCTGGACTCAATGCCGACCGGAGACAGCAGCGCCACGTCGGCACGGTAACGATAAATTTCGCCCACCGTCATCTCACCGCGCGTCTGCTGTGCACCGGCAGACATCATGCCGCCCAGCAAAATTACCTGATTATTCAGCGTTTCATGTTCTTCGGCTGCACTCAGCGCCAGCGCCGCTTGCAGGCTGTTGGTGATGATGGTCAGCCCGGACATAGTACGTAATTCTTCAGCCAGCAGGGTGGTGGTGGTGCCGGAATCGAGGAACAGCGTCTGGCCGGGTTGCAGATGCTGCACCGCCGCGATAGCAATGGCGCGCTTCTCTTTGGCCTGGGCGCTGCGTCGCTCGCGTAACGGCGCTTCTGGCTGGTTATCCACCGCCACCAGGCCGCCGTGTACCCGCCGCGCCAGCCCCTGCGCTTCCAGCTCGATAATGTCGCGCCGCGCGGTTTCCCGCGAAATACCCAGCTCTTTGATCACGCGTTCGGTACTGACCTGATGATGTGTGGTCAGCAGCGCGCGGATGCGATGTAAACGGGTTTCCTGCAACATGACATTTCCCTGTGGCGAGTTCAGCGTGGGCCTAAGATTACCTGAGCTTCATCGTTCCGTCATGTGTATTTGGTTGTATTTGTGTATTTGGTTGCATTTCTCGCCAAAACCGGCATGATATCTGTAAACGGTTATTACGCATTCACCCCTTTCACCTTCGCAACGGGAGTTACCATGGCTACACGTTCCACCATCATGGATACCAACAGTTTTCGTGCTGAACATGCCGACGGCCTGGATGCCGATACGCGCAAACTGACCGATAAACGCAGCAAAGTGTTGGGCGAGTCGTATCGCCTGTTCTACCGTAAGCCGGTACATCTGGTGCGCGGTGAAGGGCAGTATCTGTGGGATGCCGCAGGTAACAAATATCTCGATGTGTACAACAACGTGGCGAGCATCGGCCATTGCCATCCGGCAGTGATTGAGGCGGTGAATCAGCAGATGAAGATGCTGAACACCCATACCCGTTATCTGCACGAACGTATCCTGGATTACAGCGAAGAACTGCTGGCAACCACCCCGGACGCCATCGACCGCGCGATGTATATGTGTACCGGTTCGGAAGCCAATGACCTGGCGATTCGTATTGCGCGCTCGTTTAGCGGCGGTACCGGCATTATCGTTTCGCAGGAGGCCTACCACGGCACCAGCGACCTCACTTCTGGCGCGTCACCGGCGCTGGGCACCGGCCAGCCGCTGGCCCCGACCACCCGTCTGGTGCCACCGCCAGATCACTATCGTGTCAATGCGCCTGATCTCGGTGAGTGGTTTGCTAATGAAATCCAGAAGCAAATCGACGACATGAAAGCGCACGGCATCAAGTTCGCCGGTTTCCTTGCTGACTCCATTTTCTCCTCTGACGGTGTGTTGCCCAACCCACCGGGATTCCTGCAGAAAGCGGTGGAAGTGGTGCATGCCAACGGCGGTATTTTTATTGCGGATGAAGTGCAACCTGGCTTTGCCCGTACCGGTGATGCGTTCTGGGGCTTCGCCCGTCACGGTGTCGTACCGGATGTGGTCACCACCGGTAAACCGATGGGCAACGGCATTCCGGTGTCTGGCCTGCTGGCGAAAAGTGATGTGCTGGCGGCATTCAGCGATGAGATTCCTTACTTCAACACCTTTGGTGGCAACCCGGTGGCGATGGCAGCCGCGCAGGCGGTGCTGAAAGTGATCAAGGAAGAAGGTTTGCAGGAACATAGCCGTGTGGTGGGCGCGAAGTTGCAGGCCGAACTGGCGAAGCTGATGGACCGCCATGAAGCGATTGGCGATGTGCGCGGCGCGGGCCTGTTTATCGGTTTCGAACTGGTTACCGATCGCAGCAGCAAAACGCCGGACAAGGCGCTGGCGCTGGATTTGATTGAGAAACTGCGCGATCACCATGTGCTGACTTCAGTGGCGGGTCCTTACGGTAACGTGCTGAAGCTGCGTCCGCCGTTGGCGTTCCAGGAAGGCGATATCGACTGGCTGGTGGGTGCGCTGGATCAATCGCTGACGGAGCTGGGCCGGTAAATTAATTTTACCTGGTCGGGATAAATCCCGACCCTACAAAGGGGTACGGTTGCCGTACCCCTTTTGCCAGATTCTTCAAATCCTTATCATTACTAAGGCATTGATAACCCTTTTCCGGATCATGAATTTAACTATAATGATCCAACTGCTTACGCGGCACGCCAGCGAGGTCGTGCTGCTCAAACACTAATGGAGAGGAAGAACATGAGTTATTCACTGCCATCCCTGCCTTACGCATACGACGCACTGGAACCGCATTTCGACAAGCAGACGATGGAAATCCATCACACCAAACACCACCAGACTTACGTCAACAACGCTAACGCAGCGCTGGAAGGGACTGAATTCGCCGCTCTGCCGGTTGATGAGCTGATCACCAAACTGGATCAGCTGCCAGCAGACAAAAAAGGTCCACTGCGTAACAACGCGGGCGGCCACGCTAACCACAGCCTGTTCTGGAAAGGCCTGAAAATCGGTACCACCCTGCAGGGTGAACTGAAAGCGGCTATCGAAAAAGATTTCGGCAGCGTAGAAAAATTCCAGGAAGAGTTCGAGAAAGCGGCTGCGACCCGTTTCGGCTCTGGCTGGGCGTGGCTGGTGAAAAAAGGCGACAAACTGGCTGTGGTTTCTACCGCTAACCAGGACAACCCGCTGATGGGCGAAGCCATCGCTGGCGTTTCTGGCTTCCCGATCATTGGTCTGGATGTATGGGAACACGCCTACTACCTGAAGTATCAGAACAAACGTCCTGACTACATCAAAGCATTCTGGAACGTGGTGAACTGGGACGAAGCAGCAGCACGCTTCGCTTCTGCTAAGTAATCAGTCCTTAACTGCACAACCGGTGGCTCCATGCCGCCGGTTTTTTTTAACAGAATCTAAACCGACCCTCAACGAAAGCGATATTCCCGCCAGTGATTGCAACGCATCGAAACTTATTAACCCGCCGTTGATAATTTGGGGCATATAGTTGCGCCAATTAGTCCTGCGAAGCAAAAAATAATCATGTCTACGATAATTAATACTGAGACGAATAATGATTCGTCAGCCTCTCTTTTTCTGCAGTTAATAAGCGGAAAGTTTGTGCCGAATAAATTATGGCGCAGTAAAAATTTCCGTTTTAAATTTGCCTTAAGATCTCTTGTTTATCCTGTTACTACCCACCGTTATCTGCATGAACTGGCGGCATTGCCACAGTTGCCGCAAATGTTAACGGTGCAGGGGTTGCTACCGGCTAAACTCCATCGTCCTTATCTGCGCGCGGGTTTTAGCGTGGCGCAGCGCGCGCAGGCCATTCTTGACCACTATCATCTGATGGCTGGCCTGGAAAACGCCACCCTGCGTCAGATGCTGCAAAGTCCCGGTGATAACTTGCTGGCAGGCTTTAAAGGTAAGAATGGCGAATCTTTCACGATTCACTGCTGCCCGGGACGTTTCGATCGTGAAGGCGAAATTACGCTGGAATTACATTATGAAGGCATGTTAATTGCTTCGCTGTCTTTCTCTATTTTTAATGAGAATCAACAACGCAGTTTATTAATTGGCGGTTTGCAGGGACCACGCAAACATATTTCTAATGATGTGATTCGTGATGCCACCAAGGCGGCGCACGGTTTATTCCCTAAACGTCTGCTGATGGAAGCGGTATTTATTCTGGCCGAACAATGTGGCGTGCAGGTCATCAGCGCGGTAGGAGATACCACCCACGTCTTCCGCAGCCTGCGCTATCGTCACAGCAAAGGGGATCACTTCTTTGCCAGCTACAGTGAATTCTGGCAGTCATTAGGTGGTGAAGCGCGGGCGGATGGGATATTTACGCTGCCGCTGCATATGCCGCGTAAGGCGCTGGAAGAGATTGCCAGCAAGAAACGTGCGGAGTATCGCCGTCGCTATGAACTGCTGGATAACCTGACACAACAGGCATTGCTGGCAGCCGGGGTGGAAGTGGTACGCGACGTGACTCACGCCGCGTAACCGCGTATCAGAACGGCTGCTTCGCGTAGCCGGTCATCACTTTCAGTCCCATCTCGCGTCCGAGCGCGGTCATTGGGTGTACCACCACCAGGCCGCGCACGCTTTTCTTCAGCGCACCCAGATTGGCCTGCTCTTTTTTGGTGATCTCACGGCTGAACGCCAGTTTTTGCAGCTGTTGCGCTTCTTTGCTCAGCTTCTCGTCACGCACACCGCGCAGGCGTTCAATCTCCACCACCAGCGCTTCTTTTTCTTTCAGCAGCGCACCAAGTTTTTCGGCATCACCGGCTTCCAGCAGCTGTGGTTCTTTGCGGTTCAGGGCATCCAGCTGATCGCTCAGGCGTTTGATCTCAGCTTTTTCTAGTTCTTTCATCGGGAAAACTCGTTAAGGAAAACAGGGAAAGGATACATCAATTCGCCAGCATTGTGCAGCGTTCGCCCGGTGCGCATTAATGCGCACCCTACAACTGTAGGGTCGCCATTGATGGCGACCTGGCTGGCTCAAACTGCGGGCTTTTTAAATGCCTGCTTATGGGAAATGCGGGAAATCAGCTCGGTGAGTGATAACACCATGGTGGAGCGCACCATCTGCAAATAACGCTGCTGCTGCATGGCGCGCAGTTCTTCGTCATCGCGCGTGAAGTCTGGTTGTGGCGGCCAGGCGGCGACGCAGTGCAGTTCGCGAAAAGGGCCGAGAATTTCGTCGTCGGTAAAGCGATACTCGCTGGTGTCGTGGTTTAACTCTTCGCGCAGTGCCAGCAGCAATTCACAATCTTCATATTCATGCCGATTGATCACGCCGAGGCCGTAAATCAGTTTCAGGCGTACTGACATCTCGCCGAGCGGACCATTGCCGAGCAGCAACGGTTCGACGGCGTATTTCACGGCGTAATCATCCTTGCGGAAAACCTGCAGAACCAGCAGGTTAACCGCTTCGGCCAACAGCTCAGCGGCGGCGATCAGAAAGCTTCTCACCGAACGACCGGCGTTCAGGCGCTCAAGCACCCGGTTTTCAAAAGCTTGCTTCTCTTCCATTATTGCCTGCATCGTTCAAATACCGCCGTGTTACGTGGCGCGCATTATGCCATAGCGTTATAAGCACTCACCACTGAGGTGACGACTTCACTGTTGGCATCCAGCCCGGAAATTTGTGCCAGTGTTGCCTGCGGGCCTTTTTCCGCCAGCAGCGCTTCCAGCTCCTGTGCCTGCGGGTCCTGTGCGCTGCGATAATGCATCGCGGCGGCAATGCCCTGCACCAGGTTGGCATGCGGCAGCTGATATTCCAGCGTGCCCAGCGTTGGTTTGATCAGACGATCGCCCGCGCTGAGTTTACGCAGCGGCTGACGGCCTACGCGCTCAACGTCATCTTTCAGGTACGGGTTTTCAAAACGGCTGAGGATTTTCTGGATGTAGGCGGCGTGTTTATCCGCATCAAAACCATAACGTTTGATCAGAACTGCACCGCTTTCTTCCATCGCCCCCTGCACCACGGCACGGATTTTCTGGTCAAGAATGGCATCGCGGATGGTGGCGTGACCGGCCAGCTGGCCGAGGTAGGCGGTAATGGCGTGGCCGGTGTTCAGAGTGAACAGCTTGCGCTCAACAAACGCCATCAGATTATCGGTCAGTTCCATCCCCGGGATAGTCGGCAGATCGCCTTTGAACTGGGTTTTATCGACGATCCACTCGCTGAAGGTTTCAACGGTCACTTCCAGCGGGTCATTGCTGCCAGCTTCTGATGGCGGGACGATGCGGTCTACCGCTGAATCCACAAAGCCAACATGCTGCTCAACCCAGGCGTGATACTGCTCCGGCAGTGCTTTCAGCACATGTTGTTTCAGCTGGCTGGTGCCGCGCACCATGTTTTCACAGGCAATGATATTCAGCGGACGGACATTACCGTTATCGTGGCGTTTGGCCAGTCCTTTAGCGACGCCACCGGCGATGCGCTCCAGAATTTGCGGACCCACCGCCGTGGTAACGATATCAACCTCAGCAATCAGCGTCACGATATCTTCGCTGGCGCTGCTAACTGCGCTTACCCCTTTGACAATCTCGACTTTCGCCTGCTCGCCAACCACATGAACCGGATACTCATGACGGGCGTTAAGGGCATCGAGCACCACCTGATTCACATCCGCAAACACCAGTTCGATACCGGCATCAGCCAGCAGCTTACCGATAAAACCACGGCCGATGTTACCTGCTCCAAAATGTAACGCTTTCATAATTTGACCCATATCAAATGACGATGGGGCGGGCATATCCGCCCCGGAACTTGGGGACGGGCATGCCCGCCCCAGGGAAAAAGACTGATATATCAGGCGGTGGTTTTGCTGCCAGACAGCAGGTCCAGCACATCCTGTACGCTGGTGGTATTCGCCAGCTTCTCAATCACGCTTTCGTCGTCCAGCGCGTTGGTCAGGCTGGTGATCACTTGGATGTGTTCATTATTGCGTGCCGCAATACCAATCACCAGGCGTGCCACGTCATCCGCTTCTTCGCCAAACTTCACGCCCGCCGGATACTGGCAGAATACCACGCCCGTTTTCAACACGCGGTCTTTGGCTTCCACCGTGCCGTGCGGTACCGCAATCGACTCACCGAGGTAGGTCGGGGTCAGTTTTTCACGCTCCAGCATGGCATCGATGTATTCCGGCTGCACGTAGCCGCCTTTCACCAGTTGCTCACCGGCAAAGCGAATTGCCTGCTCTTTGTTACTGGCGCTCAGGCCGAGGAACACGTTATTCGCACCCAGTTTAAACAGATGCGCGCTGCCGTCGTCATAGCTGTCGGCCAGGGTGGTCTGCACGGTTTCGCGATGCGCTTCGCTGCGATTCGCTGCCACCAGACGCTCGGTCAGGTTGGTGTACAACGCGCTGTCGAGGAAGTTGTTCAGCGAAATATGCTGTGCCTGCGGTGCCTGGCGCATAGCGCGTTCAGTCAGGTCGCGGTGGGTAATCACCAGATCCACATCACCCGGCAGGGCGTTGATGGCGCTGTTGGTCACCGAAATATTGCTCAGACCGGCATCCTGCACTTTCTTACGCAGCACGCCTGCACCCATGGCGCTGGAACCCATACCGGCGTCACAAGCCACAATGATTTTACGCACATGGTTCAGGTCAACGCTCATCGCGTCACCGGCAACCGGTGCACCTGCCACGCTCTGTCCTTTGGACTGCGCTTTCATGTCCTGCATACGTTTGGTTGCGGCTTCGATATCGTCTTCTTCTTTCACTTTGCTGGTTTTCAGCAGGATAGAAGAGACAACGAAGGAGACAGCAAACGCCGCGATGATGGCGGTGATGTTAGCGAAGTAAGTGCCTTTCGGCGTCATTGCCAGCACCGCCAGGATTGAACCCGGAGAAGCCGGAGAGACCAGGCCACCGTGCAGCACGGTCAGGGTGAACACGCCAGTCATACCACCGAGGATCACCGCCAGCAGCAGACGCGGTGCCATCAGCACGTATGGGAAGTAAATTTCGTGGATACCACCAAGGAAGTGGATGATTGCTGCACCACCGGCTGATT includes these proteins:
- the fdhE gene encoding formate dehydrogenase accessory protein FdhE, which encodes MSIRIIPQDQLEKSDKNTADKIPPLLFPRLKNLYSRRAARLRELAAKNPLGDYLRFAAVIAQAQEIVLYDHPLQIDLRARLEQCAEQGIPPLDIHTYPRDAHWQRLLHSLIAELKPEMSGQALAVLENLEKASATELETLATALLEGNFAQVSNDKSPFIWAALSIYWAQMAALIPGKARAEYGEHRQFCPVCASVPVTSVVHMDIGQQGLRYLHCNLCESEWYVVRSKCSNCEQTRDLHYWSLDSEMAAVKAESCGDCGTYLKMLYQEKDPAVEPVADDLASLVLDARMEQEGFARSSLNPFLFPGEG
- the fdoI gene encoding formate dehydrogenase cytochrome b556 subunit — its product is MKKRDRLVRYSAPERINHWIVAFCFVFAALSGLGFFFPSFNWLMHVLGTPQLARILHPFVGVIMFAAFLIMFLRYWRHNLINREDLIWAKNIHKIARNEEVGDTGKYNFGQKCVFWAAIISLVMLLASGIVIWRPYFAGAFSIPLIRAALVVHSVSAVALIIVIMVHIYAALWVKGTITAMVEGWVPAAWAKKHHPRWYREQRQRQTQQEKRP
- the fdxH gene encoding formate dehydrogenase subunit beta is translated as MAYQSQDIIRRSATNGVTPAPQARNHQQEVAKLIDVTTCIGCKACQVACSEWNDIRDEIGHNVGVYDNPADLTAKSWTVMRFSEVEENGKLEWLIRKDGCMHCADPGCLKACPSEGAIIQYANGIVDFQSEQCIGCGYCIAGCPFDVPRLNKDDNRVYKCTLCVDRVTVGQEPACVKTCPTGAIHFGSKVDMQTLAGERVEELKTRGYDHAGLYDPAGVGGTHVMYVLHHANKPQLYHGLPENPSISPAVTFWKGIWKPLAAVGFAATFAAAVFHYVGIGPNRVDDEDDNLHDDTEERK
- the fdnG gene encoding formate dehydrogenase-N subunit alpha, whose product is MNVSRRKFFKICAGGMAGTTAALLGFTPEIALAETRQYKLLRARETRNTCTYCSVGCGLLMYSLGDGARNAKETIFHIEGDPDHPVSRGALCPKGAGLLDFVHSDSRLHYPEYRAPGSDKWQRISWDDAFDRIAKLMKADRDAHFVAQNAAGVTVNRWLTTGMLCASASSNETGYLTQKMTRSLGMLAVDNQARVUHGPTVASLAPTFGRGAMTNHWVDIRNANLIVVMGGNAAEAHPVGFRWAMEAKIFNKAKLIVIDPRFTRTASVADFYTPIRSGSDIAFLSGVLRWLMENDKIQHEYVQAYTNASLIVREDFTFEEGLFSGYDAENRKYDKTSWNYELGDDGFAKRDDSLSHPRCVWNLLKQHVSRYTPEIVERVCGTPKADFLHVCELIGETSAKDRTTSFLYALGWTQHSIGAQNIRTMAMIQLMLGNMGMAGGGVNALRGHSNIQGLTDLGLLSQSLPGYMTLPSEKQTDLQTYLTANTPKAALPGQVNYWSNYPKFFVSMMKAFFGDKAQAENNWGFDWLPKWDKGYDVLQYFEMMSQGKVNGYLCQGFNPVASFPNKRKVIASLSKLKFLVTIDPLNTETSTFWQNHGEFNDVDPAQIQTEVFRLPSTCFAEENGSIVNSGRWLQWHWKGQDGPGESRNDGEILAGIYLRLREMYAHQGGAAPEPVLNMTWNYLTPDNPASEEVAMESNGKALADIVDDKGTLLVKKGQQLSTFAHLKDDGSTSSGCWIFAGSWTPEGNQMARRDNADPSGLGNTLNWSWAWPLNRRILYNRASADPQGNPWDAKRQLLKWDGSKWAGMDIPDYSAAAPGSNVGPFIMQPDGMGHLFALDKMAEGPFPEHYEPFETPIGTNPLHPNVVSNPAARVFKDDLAAMGKAEQFPYVGTTYRLTEHFHFWTKHARLNAIAQPEQFVEIGEVLANKLGIAQGDTVKVSSNRGYIKAKAVVTKRLRPLQVDGKTVNTIGIPIHWGYQGVAKKGFIANTLTPFVGDANTQTPEFKAFLVNVEKV